One window of Mesorhizobium sp. WSM4904 genomic DNA carries:
- a CDS encoding TetR/AcrR family transcriptional regulator yields MRVSRIQAEKNRQTVIDVASRLFREHGFDGIGLKDLMKGAGLTQGAFYKQFASKEDLAAQASRRAMESAADRWAAATAANPGDPLGAVIAFYLSMDHREERMDGCPVAALGSDAARQGTDVKASFEAGIKGYLEIIGRLIGETDGEKPNGKAMAVLSTMVGAVVLSRVVNDPDLAQGFLDAATEQVRDTVAA; encoded by the coding sequence ATGCGCGTGAGCCGCATTCAGGCCGAGAAGAACCGACAAACCGTGATCGACGTGGCCAGCCGGCTTTTTCGGGAGCACGGCTTCGACGGCATCGGCCTCAAGGATCTGATGAAGGGCGCCGGGCTGACCCAAGGCGCCTTCTATAAGCAGTTCGCGTCGAAGGAGGATTTGGCTGCCCAGGCATCCAGGCGGGCGATGGAGAGCGCTGCCGACCGATGGGCGGCGGCGACCGCAGCGAATCCTGGCGATCCGCTTGGGGCGGTCATCGCATTCTACCTCAGCATGGACCATCGCGAGGAAAGGATGGACGGCTGCCCGGTCGCGGCGCTCGGCTCGGATGCCGCCAGGCAAGGGACCGACGTGAAGGCGTCGTTCGAAGCCGGCATCAAGGGGTATCTCGAAATCATCGGCCGTTTGATTGGCGAGACCGACGGCGAGAAGCCCAATGGCAAGGCCATGGCCGTCCTCTCGACGATGGTCGGTGCGGTGGTCCTCTCGCGCGTCGTCAACGACCCCGACCTCGCTCAGGGCTTTCTGGATGCGGCGACCGAACAGGTGCGCGACACCGTCGCCGCTTGA